TGATAGAAGCTGCGGTTTCTGCCACCAAAATCCCACATCACCAACGGTGCCTCGTTGCCGACGTGAACAAGCATCTTCGTAGTGTCCCATTTGCCTTGAGCATCCGTCACTTTTAATGTGACCTCGTAAGTGCCTGTATTGTAGAAGGTGTGCGACACGAGCGACTGTGCGGGAGTGCCGTTTGAAGCGGAGCTCGCTGGCTTATCGTCGCCACCCACTTTGCTTTTTTTTGTTTTGATGCTTGCGCTATCATTGTTGACATTGGATGCCCCATCCACGATTGCCTTTTCCGAATCATCGCCAAAATCGAGTTCAAAGCTCAAAGCATCTCCGTCGGGGTCGTAAGAATTTGAAAAATCAAAAACCACGTCAAGTGGGGCGGCGCCAGCTGTCTTGTCCGCTTCCAAGAGCGGTACGGGCGGGCGGTTGTCCCTCACCAAATCAAGGCGCACCAAACGAGCGTCAGGGTTGGCGGCATATCGCTCGGTTCCATATTCAAGCACCCATATCACGCCGTTGCGGTCCACCAGCATATCCACCGGGCTGACAAATCGCACATCGGCAGCCAAGTGTTCCATCCCAATGTAGTTGCCAGCCGAATCTAGCTCTACGGCCATGAGCCAATGGCGCATCCAATCATAGATGAAAAGTTTCCCGTCAAAATGGTCGGGCAGGCGAGTCGCTTCCGGGTAATCGTCGGCATAATATACAGGCCCGACCATCGCGCATCGGCCACCGTCGCCCTCGTATTCGTCCAAGAGCGGAAACTCTTCCGACGGGCCGTAGGGGTACCAAATCAAGGCGGGTTGGGCAGGCGGCAGCTCGCGCAGGCCTGTGTTATTTGGGCTGTCGTTGAAGGGGCGCTCGGGATTGAAGTGTGGGCCGGGTTTTTGGGTAGCGAAATCGTAATCGCGGTAGGCTTGATTGTTGGCGATGAAATAGGGCCAGCCATAGTTGCCGGCCTTGGCGGCGCAGTTGATTTCGTCGTAGCTGTTGGGGCCTCGAATGGTGTCCGGTTCGCTGGCATCGGGGCCTACGTCGGCCCAAAAGAGCAGTTGGCGGCGGGAATCCCAAGAAATGCGAAAAGGATTGCGACACCCCATGATGTAGATTTCGGGTTTCCCCTCCATTTGCTCGGCAGATATGGAGTATTCATTATTGGTGACCGTCACATCTTCTTTTGTGAACAAATTGCCTGCCGGGCAGAGGTATGAGCCGTCGGGCAGGGGTTTGATTCTCAGAATTTTGCCGCGAAAATCCATTGAATTGGCTGCCGATTTTTGGGCATCCCAGGGTGCTCTTCCCGGACGTTCGTCAATGGCGGCATAGTCGTCGGTGGCGTTGGTGTTGTCGCCTATAGCAATGTAGAGGCAGCCATCCGAACCGAAAACGAGCCCCCCACCGGAGTGGCAACATTCCTCGCGCTGTACCGGCACCGTGAGCATCACCTTTTCGGAATTAAGGTCGAGACCGCTGTTTTCATCGAAAACGAACCGCGACAATCGGTTGGCCACCTCACTGCCTTGTGGGGAATAATAAAGGTATATCCAATTGTTCTCCTCCCAGCGGGGGTCTATGGCCAATCCCAACAGCCCCTCTTCGGGAGGGTGCACCACAGGCACTTCCGCAGCCACACGCAACGTCCCTGTGGCGGGGTCGAAGAGTTTGATGGTCCCATATCGCTCGATGAACATTATCTTGCCAGTAGGTAGTTCGGCCATTTGAATAGGCTCGCTAAGCGATTCGGCCACCACGGTTTTGACAAAAGAATATCGGCTTTGAAATTTTTTCTTTTCCGAACAGCCAATAGAACTTAAGGCTATGAGCAAAATCGGCAAAAAAAGGTTTGGGAACAAGCGGTTCATGACGTGATTTTTTTGATAATCAGATGATTCCGAGGGCGGATTAAAAAGACGTGGGGGGTGTTTCAAAAATTAAACCATGTTGTTTTTTTGCCATGAAAATACGACGCAAAAAAAGATTTAGGCAGCATGGGTGTTGCATGGCTCTATTTTTTTTGAACATCTTTGCCCGTGACGCAATTTCTAAGCTTTAAATCGTTTTTGAGGAGCAAACTCACCCAGTCATGGAAATTCTAACGACCAACGGTATCACGGTTAGCGTGGAGACACAGTACCTGCCTGCTCATTCCAATCCCCGCGAGCAGAAGTTTATTTTTGGCTATCACATCACCATAGAAAACGGTAGCCCATACACGGTGCAGCTGCTACGCCGCCATTGGGTCATCCAAGATGCGGACGGGCAATTGCGCGAGGTGGAAGGTGAGGGAGTAATCGGTCAGCAACCCGTGATGCAGCCGGGCGATAGCCACGAGTATGCTTCCTTTTGCAACCTCAATACGGACATCGGGAAGATGCACGGCACTTACTTGATGAAGCGCCGCGACGACGATTCGCTGTTTGAGGTGGCGATACCTGAATTTAGAATGGTCGCGCCATTCCGGCTGAATTGATGCGAGGCAATTTTCATTGCACACAACATGATGACCGCCAATCATGGGTTTAAACTTTCGAGCATCGGATATTCAGGCTGTGATTTCAAATCGTCGCCTGAATAGCTTATGTTTTAAGCACCTTCCCCAACCTGTGATTCGTATTATGAAGTCAATTGTATTGCTCGCTTTATGGGTTTTCACGTTCATGGCGACAGCCCTTGCACAGCCGCCCCAACCCTCGTCCGGCTCTATCCAGCGGTTCGAGCGTTTCCCTTCCCGATTCGTTGACCCACGCAACGTGGATGTTTGGTTGCCAGATGGTTACGACGCAAATAAAAAATACGCAGTGCTCTATATGCACGACGGGCAAATGCTGTTCGATTCCACCACCACATGGAACAAACAGGAGTGGGGCGTGGACGAGACGGTCGGACAATTGATAGCGGAAAAGAAAATCCGCGACTGCATCGTGGTCGGTATTTGGAACAACGGCAAAAAACGCCACAGCGAGTATTTCCCGCAAAAACCTTTTGAATCGCTTTCGCAGCCACAACGTGATTCGCTCATGCAAGAGGCGCGAAGCGTGAGCAACGACCTTTTTGCCGATAAAATCCAATCGGACAATTACCTGCGGTTTCTCGTCGCGGAACTGAAGCCCTTCATTGACAGTCATTTTTCCACAAAAAAAGACCGGAAAAACACTTTCGTCGCAGGCTCTAGCATGGGAGGCCTGATTTCGCTCTACGCGATTTGCGAATACCCGGAGGTGTTTGGCGGGGCGGCTTGCATCTCAACACATTGGCCGGGCATTTTCAGAACAGAAAACAACCCTGTGCCGGACGCTTTTTTGCAATACATGAAAAACCGCCTGCCTTCTCCCCGAAAGCACAACATATATTTCGACTGCGGCACGGTAGGGTTGGATGCCATGTACCCGCCTCTTCAAAAGCAGGCCGACGAAATCATGGGAGCCAAAGGTTTTTCTTCCAAAAACTGGCTCACGCGCTTGTTTGAAGGCGATGACCACTCGGAGCGGGCGTGGCAGAGAAGATTCGACGTTCCGCTCGTATTTTTGCTGAAAAAATAAAAACGCTATGAAACACACCGTCGCCACGCTCTCCCCATTTGAAATTTCCAAAGGCTTCACAGCCCGCTTGATTCACTCCGACACCATGACGCTTGCTTATGTGGATGTGGACGCAGGGGCGGATTTGCCCGAACATTCGCACCACCACGAGCAAGTGCTGAATATGCTCGAAGGCCGCTTCGAGTTGGTTGTCGGTGGCCGAGCGTATATCTTGGAAGCGGGCGACGTGTTCGCCATACCTTCCAACGCGCCTCACTCTGGCCGGGCGCTGACACAATGCCGCATTTTGGATGTGTTCAACCCCGTTCGAGAGGATTTTCGGAGCGGGAATGTGGCATACTCAAAGCGGTGATTGTACTTTTGTCAGCATAAAAAATTACTGAGCCATGCCAATCGCTAAACCTTTCAACCTCCAAAAATGGATTGACGAAAACCGCCACCTGCTGAAGCCGCCTGTCGGCAACAAGCAGATTTACATTGACAACGAAGACTTCATCGTCATGGTCGTCGGCGGCCCCAACGGGCGCAAGGACTACCATTGGGAGGAAGGCGAAGAGCTTTTTTATCAGTTGGAAGGCGACATTCAGGTGAAAATCATCAACGAGGACGGCAAACCGGAGACGATTGACATCCGCGAGGGCGAGATGTTCCTGCTGCCGCCGCGCATCCCGCACTCGCCGCAGCGCCCTGCCAACACCGTCGGTCTTGTGCTGGAACGCCGCCGCCATGAAGGGGAGATTGACAAGTTGCTTTGGTTTTGCGAAAATTGCGGCGCGCCGCTCCACGAGGCGGGCTTTCCGCTCAAGGACATCGGCACTCAAATCAAAGAAGCCATCGGAACCTACAAGGAAAATCTGGAAGCCCGCACCTGCAAAAAATGCGGGACGGTGATGGAGATGTGAGCTCGTTTATTGTTGTTTGGGAAATTTTTGAACCTTCTTCTTAGTAGGCTTGCCGTTTTTATAGGTCATGAACCCAATCTTCTCACCCGAATCGTCATAGACAATGAGGGTTCCGTTGCCTTCTGACAAAGTGCCGATTTCGAGGGCATTGCCTCGTTCGTCGAAGTGTTCTCTCCTCTCCATCAACCGGCCTTCTTTCCACACCTCGTGGGTGTATAGTTGACCGTTGTGATAAAAACAAATTGCTCTCCGTCGCGCACGTCGTTTTTGTAGCGACATACGCATTGCCTTTTCCCGTCTTCGTAGTATGTTAAACTTGGCCCGTCCACTCTCCCGTTTTTGTACCAAGAACGCACCTTAACCTGACCATTGGGATGCAAGATGAGGCCCTCTCCTTCATATTTTTGGGAAAACCTTTTTTTTGTCGTGTAAATCTCGATGTCTCCGTTCTTCTGCTTCGTGACAGTTCGGGTGAATAACCTCTCGCCGTCCTTGTAGAATTTCAATACTTTCAACTTGCTGCTGACATTTTTCAAGCATACAAGGGTGTCGCTGCGCATAAAAACCGAGTCGCAATTGCGAAGTTGCTTATCCGCTTCTTGGCTGTTGGCTGCACAAAGACTGCCAATAAACAGCAATAGGGTGGCAATTTTTCTCATGTCGCGAAATTTAAATGAAGCATCAAAATCGAGGTATATTAGACTTGTTGCGGTGGAGGGCTTTTCCTTCACCCAAAGCCCTCCACCGCAACAAGTCTAATATACCTCGCGCCGCCAAGCTTTGGGCATGGCTGCAATCGCAATCTGCTCAAAATCAGGGGCGTCAATCATGCTCATCCGACAAATCCTAGCGAGTCAAGGTATAATTCGGGATTCGACGCGAGGCCGAATCCCGGATGTTTTTTGCGTCGCGCTCGTGCTCAAATTTCGCATAAATAATAAATCCAAGCCTCTTTGCAAGCGCTAAATGCTTCCCCAGTCAATTCTTTTCCGGTCTTTACGGAAAAAGCGCGGATGTTCTTGAATTTCTGTTCGCGCAGCTGTTGCATTTGATAGTCGGGCTTGGAATAGTAGAGCGATATGGAAAAACGCTCCACCCCGTCGCGGAAAACGGTTTCGTTCATGCGAAGGTATTTGCCGGGAAAACCGTTGTAATAAACCAATAGCACCAACCGATAAAATTGATAGAGAAAATCGCGGAGATTCTTGTGCCATTTAAAGGTGTACATCTTGTCAATGTACTGAATGTTGTGGCTGGAGAAGGCAAAATACCCGCCTTTCTTGCCTACGCGCCGAGCCTCCTGAAATACCTTGACACGGTCTTCGGGTTCCACGCAGTCTATGCTGTTGTAGCTAAATAGCACAAAATCAAAAGAATTGTCGGGCACTTCGGACATATCTGTTGCATCAATCTGCTCGAAACTAACGTGAGCGCCAGCGTTGTGAAATCTTTCGCGGCAGATGGTTACCATGTTTTCGGCATAATCGGAACCGACGTATTCTTTCACGAGCGGAGCGTAGTGCAAGGTGGTGCGCCCGCCCCCGATGCCGAGGTCGAGCATACGCATGTGGGGCAGTTGGTCTTTCAGAATCTCTATGATGCGCTGTTCCGGCAATTGGAGGGTTTCTTCCGCCGCGTAGTTCTTGGTCGTTCTGGCAGAGTTCCAGACCTGTTTGTGTTTGTCAACATCAATTGCGTTCATAAAGCATTTTTTAAGTTTAAATGGTTTGCAAAATAAGAAGAGTGTCGGCTATCTGCTCGTCAAGCAGGATGGTATTGAGCCATTTGATGGAGAACAAGCGAGCCATGAAAGTGCTGACGCTGCCTTTCATATTGCGATATATCGGGCGCACTTTGTTCTGATAAACCTGATACATTCGAGGGTTTTCGCGGATGGCCTTAATGAAGCGCGTTTTCACAATAAATGGCAGGTTGTACTTGCCGGAAATAAAGATGCGCTTGAGGACGTGTTCTTTGGTGGCGACGTGGTATTTGTAATCTTCGTTGCCATAGCCAAAATCCAAGATGCGGAGGTTGTGCTCCGCCATCCATTGGGTCATGTAGTAGATGAGTACCCGACCGGGGCTGCAATGCGAAAAGTCGGGGTGAAAGGTAGGCGCGTGATAAATCAACGAGTCCCTTTCCAACAGGCCAATGACGCAGCCAATGCGTCTTCCGTCCACCATCAAGGCAAAGCGAACCAACACCCCATCTTCGTGCCATGCCCTCAGATATGCTCCCAGCAGTGCCCGGTTGGCCTCGTTGCGGTAGAATGAAGGAGTAGGGGTGGTGGCCCAACGAACGACGTGCGCCTCGC
This genomic interval from Saprospiraceae bacterium contains the following:
- a CDS encoding PQQ-dependent sugar dehydrogenase, with protein sequence MNRLFPNLFLPILLIALSSIGCSEKKKFQSRYSFVKTVVAESLSEPIQMAELPTGKIMFIERYGTIKLFDPATGTLRVAAEVPVVHPPEEGLLGLAIDPRWEENNWIYLYYSPQGSEVANRLSRFVFDENSGLDLNSEKVMLTVPVQREECCHSGGGLVFGSDGCLYIAIGDNTNATDDYAAIDERPGRAPWDAQKSAANSMDFRGKILRIKPLPDGSYLCPAGNLFTKEDVTVTNNEYSISAEQMEGKPEIYIMGCRNPFRISWDSRRQLLFWADVGPDASEPDTIRGPNSYDEINCAAKAGNYGWPYFIANNQAYRDYDFATQKPGPHFNPERPFNDSPNNTGLRELPPAQPALIWYPYGPSEEFPLLDEYEGDGGRCAMVGPVYYADDYPEATRLPDHFDGKLFIYDWMRHWLMAVELDSAGNYIGMEHLAADVRFVSPVDMLVDRNGVIWVLEYGTERYAANPDARLVRLDLVRDNRPPVPLLEADKTAGAAPLDVVFDFSNSYDPDGDALSFELDFGDDSEKAIVDGASNVNNDSASIKTKKSKVGGDDKPASSASNGTPAQSLVSHTFYNTGTYEVTLKVTDAQGKWDTTKMLVHVGNEAPLVMWDFGGRNRSFYQPGEVLSYNIIVDDAEEGTLANTGIDPSMVSTTMDYVETGFDVGLLARGTQTLEDHTEWAKGKMLIERSDCKTCHAMDRQVNGPAYMAIAERYRNNPSKEVARLARKIIQGGGGNWGSTVMTPHPQLSETDASEIVRWILALGTTPKPKQSLPVKGQIVLSTKGQTPGTYILRAAYRDKGAKGQAPLEGSAVVALRPALQQAEQTDSISKGATIYRPFDDDVAVLNNLNHSSFFCLKYMDLNGLSAITLRLGLSDRLNQFVGGYVELRLDSPEGALIGQVEVGASEAEDKMEFLEKKMAFLPPADGRFRDLYFVFKNDKQPKRPVVAVDWVRFHLEPHPSL
- a CDS encoding GNAT family N-acetyltransferase, with product MKHTVLYQPPDSNFWERYTQLWRNSPERSPFQSPHILQQFTQQVKNDVAIFECSLDGEMMGAAFFRYSKGVYVFLSDFKTDANFFVLHSSCTDEMTRQFFSSFFQMVRQEKWSMMLNSQPAWAPYMDIFEAEARRGRVYWMNLDYAVCPVAEAETPAELFKKVGSSRNTRYKVNKFAKQGETSCEVLTDDSDIDKWVEEFSEAHVVRWATTPTPSFYRNEANRALLGAYLRAWHEDGVLVRFALMVDGRRIGCVIGLLERDSLIYHAPTFHPDFSHCSPGRVLIYYMTQWMAEHNLRILDFGYGNEDYKYHVATKEHVLKRIFISGKYNLPFIVKTRFIKAIRENPRMYQVYQNKVRPIYRNMKGSVSTFMARLFSIKWLNTILLDEQIADTLLILQTI
- the apaG gene encoding Co2+/Mg2+ efflux protein ApaG, giving the protein MEILTTNGITVSVETQYLPAHSNPREQKFIFGYHITIENGSPYTVQLLRRHWVIQDADGQLREVEGEGVIGQQPVMQPGDSHEYASFCNLNTDIGKMHGTYLMKRRDDDSLFEVAIPEFRMVAPFRLN
- a CDS encoding cupin domain-containing protein; translation: MKHTVATLSPFEISKGFTARLIHSDTMTLAYVDVDAGADLPEHSHHHEQVLNMLEGRFELVVGGRAYILEAGDVFAIPSNAPHSGRALTQCRILDVFNPVREDFRSGNVAYSKR
- a CDS encoding 3-hydroxyanthranilate 3,4-dioxygenase — protein: MPIAKPFNLQKWIDENRHLLKPPVGNKQIYIDNEDFIVMVVGGPNGRKDYHWEEGEELFYQLEGDIQVKIINEDGKPETIDIREGEMFLLPPRIPHSPQRPANTVGLVLERRRHEGEIDKLLWFCENCGAPLHEAGFPLKDIGTQIKEAIGTYKENLEARTCKKCGTVMEM
- a CDS encoding class I SAM-dependent methyltransferase; the protein is MNAIDVDKHKQVWNSARTTKNYAAEETLQLPEQRIIEILKDQLPHMRMLDLGIGGGRTTLHYAPLVKEYVGSDYAENMVTICRERFHNAGAHVSFEQIDATDMSEVPDNSFDFVLFSYNSIDCVEPEDRVKVFQEARRVGKKGGYFAFSSHNIQYIDKMYTFKWHKNLRDFLYQFYRLVLLVYYNGFPGKYLRMNETVFRDGVERFSISLYYSKPDYQMQQLREQKFKNIRAFSVKTGKELTGEAFSACKEAWIYYLCEI